In Lepidochelys kempii isolate rLepKem1 chromosome 10, rLepKem1.hap2, whole genome shotgun sequence, a single window of DNA contains:
- the TMEM186 gene encoding transmembrane protein 186, with amino-acid sequence MPGTQTLHRKAPAAPPPPLPPTVQRAGPRHSWRRRRSVRPRSFTSLRVEMAGIFKTRTRLHLLPSFGRSLPRELSPRLWKREDMCLPRSFGTHMFLQPQRWQPDSANFYPGTGLALHRCAGSLTPTNRVLEKSMIENKEQFKLVYKFPGIKYCRIFSRMKLLQTGITIVILPPVYHLYLQEQVSQDFLLYVTATACFASAMLYGISYFLRRMIGLMYLNEAGTIVKVAHLTFWGRKKEIYCPIETVMMLSDTGDAKNEVLLQFKQHNSTQVLYFTLTFGHIVDKQRFAQIFGGF; translated from the exons ATGCCGGGAACCCAAACGCTCCACCGAAAGGCGcccgcagcgcccccccccccgctcccccccacagTGCAGCGCGCCGGGCCGCGACACTCGTGGCGGCGCAGGCGCAGTGTGCGGCCGCGTAGCTTCACCTCCCTACGCGTCGAGATG GCTGGAATCTTCAAAACCAGGACTCGACTCCACTTGCTACCTTCCTTTGGGAGATCTCTACCAAGGGAGCTTTCACCAAGAttgtggaaaagagaagacatgTGCCTACCCCGTAGCTTTGGGACCCATATGTTCTTACAGCCACAGAGATGGCAACCTGACAGTGCTAATTTTTATCCTGGGACAGGGCTGGCACTGCACAGATGTGCTGGCAGCTTAACCCCCACCAACAGAGTCTTAGAAAAGTCTATGATTGAGAACAAAGAACAGTTCAAACTGGTCTACAagtttccaggaattaaataTTGTAGAATATTTTCAAGAATGAAGTTGCTACAGACTGGTATAACCATAGTCATCCTCCCTCCTGTCTATCACCTCTATCTGCAGGAACAAGTTTCTCAGGATTTTCTGTTGTATGTCACTGCCACTGCTTGCTTTGCTTCTGCAATGCTGTATGGTATAAGTTATTTTCTCAGACGAATGATTGGACTGATGTACTTAAATGAAGCTGGCACCATTGTAAAAGTGGCACACTTAACATtttggggaagaaagaaagaaatttatTGTCCAATTGAAACTGTAATGATGTTGAGTGACACTGGAGATGCTAAAAATGAAGTACTGCTCCAGTTTAAACAGCACAATAGCACACAGGTTTTATATTTTACCCTAACGTTTGGCCATATTGTGGATAAACAGAGGTTTGCCcaaatatttggaggattttag